A region from the Phycisphaerales bacterium genome encodes:
- a CDS encoding YceI family protein: MKFAASIVALAAAGALGLGLSFRAPAVASLPAPAADGAFTIDSVHSAVLFKIKHMNVSTSWGRFNDPTGEFYFDDAHPEHSSIHVSVDTAKIDTANSKRDEHLRSPDFFAAKEYPTISFTSTSVKKAGEGKFEVTGNLTVKGKTKEVTVIMTKVGEGPGMGGATVSGYDTTLTIKRTDFGIDYGTQFVGDEVTLHISLEGGRGGKPE, from the coding sequence ATGAAGTTTGCTGCTTCGATCGTCGCTCTCGCTGCCGCCGGTGCGTTGGGGCTTGGCCTGTCCTTCCGCGCTCCCGCCGTCGCCTCGTTGCCCGCACCGGCCGCTGACGGCGCGTTCACGATCGACTCGGTCCACTCGGCGGTCCTCTTCAAGATCAAGCACATGAACGTCTCGACCTCGTGGGGACGGTTCAACGACCCGACAGGCGAGTTCTACTTTGACGACGCCCACCCGGAGCACTCCTCGATCCACGTCTCTGTGGACACCGCGAAGATCGACACGGCCAACAGCAAGCGCGACGAGCACCTGCGAAGCCCCGACTTCTTCGCTGCCAAGGAATACCCGACGATCTCGTTCACCTCGACGAGCGTCAAGAAGGCCGGCGAGGGGAAGTTCGAGGTCACCGGCAACCTCACTGTCAAAGGAAAGACCAAGGAAGTCACCGTCATCATGACCAAGGTCGGCGAGGGCCCGGGCATGGGCGGCGCCACCGTCTCGGGCTATGACACCACCCTCACCATCAAGCGCACCGACTTCGGCATCGACTACGGCACGCAGTTCGTCGGCGATGAGGTCACCCTCCACATCTCCCTCGAGGGCGGTCGCGGCGGGAAGCCGGAGTAA
- a CDS encoding sugar phosphate isomerase/epimerase, with the protein MKPAFSTVACPHWTLDQIAERAEPWGYQGIELRTFGSGSTQFAGDPALTAPSKTRLLFDRAGIDLACLATSIRFDAPLGPPLLGHVLPSTDTSIAETKDAISLAAKLECPFIRVFGFEIMGSESKARAIQRIASRLALAADACRNRGVRLLIENGGSFATATDLAEIIDQVNHPLVSAAYSVAAAHGAGEHPSSGINVLSDRLELVRLKDYRGGKPVALGSGEIPNKEAVRALAARGFEGWLVYEHPAAWITVAGGDVVALLAEGSRAMYSWLDAPAKRPAPASV; encoded by the coding sequence ATGAAGCCAGCATTCAGCACCGTTGCCTGCCCGCACTGGACCTTGGACCAGATTGCCGAGCGTGCCGAACCATGGGGATACCAGGGCATCGAACTGCGAACGTTTGGCTCGGGTTCGACGCAGTTCGCTGGTGACCCGGCGCTGACGGCACCCTCCAAGACCCGTCTGCTCTTCGATCGCGCGGGGATCGATCTCGCGTGTCTCGCGACGTCGATCCGGTTTGATGCGCCGTTGGGTCCGCCGCTGCTCGGACACGTGCTCCCGAGCACCGACACGAGCATCGCCGAGACCAAGGACGCGATCTCGCTGGCCGCGAAACTCGAGTGCCCCTTCATCCGCGTCTTCGGGTTTGAGATCATGGGGAGCGAGAGCAAGGCCAGGGCGATCCAGCGGATCGCGTCGCGGCTGGCACTCGCGGCGGACGCGTGCCGGAATCGCGGCGTGCGTCTGCTCATCGAGAACGGCGGCTCGTTCGCGACCGCGACGGATCTCGCCGAGATCATCGATCAAGTGAACCACCCGCTGGTCTCAGCGGCGTATTCCGTGGCCGCCGCTCATGGCGCGGGCGAGCATCCCTCGAGCGGGATCAATGTGCTGAGCGATCGGCTCGAACTGGTGCGACTCAAGGACTATCGGGGCGGGAAGCCCGTGGCGCTTGGGTCGGGCGAGATCCCCAACAAGGAGGCCGTGCGGGCGCTCGCGGCCCGCGGCTTTGAGGGGTGGCTGGTGTATGAGCATCCGGCGGCGTGGATCACGGTTGCCGGCGGCGATGTCGTGGCGCTGCTCGCCGAAGGCTCGCGCGCGATGTACTCGTGGCTCGATGCGCCGGCGAAGCGGCCCGCACCCGCGTCGGTGTGA
- a CDS encoding CinA family nicotinamide mononucleotide deamidase-related protein, translated as MSEFTYPARMHQRTHTHAAILSIGDELTLGQSLDTNSRTLSQRLVDLGIVPIEHATVPDDIERHVAALERLASIAPLVISTGGLGPTPDDLTRNALARLLRQPLVQDDLSLAQIEAFFEAAGTTMRPNNRLQAFRPEGSHALPNLRGTAPGLFASVEINANPCDVFCLPGPPGEMIPMFEAQVLPRLRPPMDRVVRTRALHCVGLGESEIASRLGDRMNRDASPLVGTTASGGIVSVRLRLEVAASGPEAIADADATLDAAVAGIRPLLAPHIFSDDTPSLAQTIVSRMKSACQSLALAESCTGGTLAGQITDVPGSSAILRAGWVVYTEEAKARDLGVDAALLHAHGVYSAQCATDLATRARAIAGTSHAIGITGLAGPDGGTRETPIGSVWIALATPTGVDTRRFKFSGDRAAIRRSACVSALATLWLNLSGSPNTRLMRQSDVL; from the coding sequence ATGTCCGAGTTCACCTATCCTGCTCGGATGCACCAGCGCACGCACACCCACGCCGCCATCCTCTCGATCGGCGACGAACTCACGCTGGGCCAATCCCTCGACACCAACAGCCGAACGCTCTCGCAGCGCCTCGTCGATCTCGGTATCGTCCCGATCGAGCACGCCACCGTCCCCGACGACATCGAGCGCCACGTCGCTGCCCTCGAGCGACTCGCGTCGATTGCCCCGCTCGTGATCTCCACCGGCGGGCTCGGGCCCACGCCCGATGATCTCACGCGAAACGCCCTCGCGAGGCTCCTGCGCCAGCCGCTCGTGCAGGATGATCTCTCACTCGCCCAGATCGAGGCGTTCTTCGAGGCCGCCGGCACGACGATGAGGCCCAACAACCGCCTGCAGGCGTTCCGCCCCGAGGGGTCGCACGCCCTCCCCAATCTCCGAGGCACGGCACCCGGCCTCTTCGCGAGCGTCGAGATCAACGCCAACCCGTGCGATGTCTTCTGCCTCCCCGGGCCGCCCGGCGAGATGATCCCCATGTTCGAGGCCCAGGTCCTGCCCCGCCTTCGTCCACCCATGGATCGCGTCGTGCGAACGCGCGCGCTCCACTGCGTCGGCCTGGGCGAGAGCGAGATCGCCTCGCGCCTCGGCGACCGCATGAACCGCGACGCCTCACCACTCGTCGGCACCACGGCCTCGGGCGGGATCGTCAGCGTCCGACTTCGACTCGAGGTCGCCGCCTCGGGTCCCGAAGCGATCGCCGACGCCGACGCGACGCTCGACGCCGCCGTCGCCGGGATTCGCCCGCTCCTCGCGCCGCACATCTTCTCCGACGACACACCCTCCCTCGCCCAAACCATCGTCTCACGAATGAAGAGCGCATGCCAGTCACTCGCCCTTGCTGAGTCCTGCACCGGCGGCACCCTCGCGGGCCAGATCACCGATGTCCCCGGTTCCTCTGCAATCCTCCGCGCCGGCTGGGTCGTGTACACCGAGGAGGCCAAGGCACGCGACCTCGGCGTCGACGCCGCACTCTTGCACGCCCACGGCGTGTACTCCGCACAATGCGCCACGGACCTCGCAACCCGCGCTCGTGCCATCGCCGGCACCTCGCACGCTATCGGCATCACCGGCCTCGCCGGACCCGACGGCGGCACGCGCGAGACGCCCATCGGCTCCGTTTGGATCGCCCTGGCGACGCCGACCGGAGTGGACACCCGGCGATTCAAGTTCTCAGGCGATCGGGCTGCCATCCGCCGAAGTGCCTGCGTCTCGGCCCTGGCAACGCTCTGGCTCAACCTCAGCGGCAGCCCGAACACACGCCTGATGCGTCAATCGGACGTCCTATAG
- a CDS encoding dicarboxylate/amino acid:cation symporter has protein sequence MSEKRGLALHWKIVIGLLLGALVGLSINATWTSGTWAGMGVNDAAAFLAGKASEANAEAGVLAAACRFAVNASRFVGDLFLRGLRFIAVPIVLFSLVAGVAGLGDVRKLGRMGAKTIVLFLSTSVVAATLGLLLGRFVDPGSFVSAELREQIASAQGSLAASKVSSAASVRESLSAWQQVLNAVPTNPFEALAKGEMLQVVVLALLVGIGLTFVPAEKSAPVVRFFDTLGDAMMHIVRLLMHMAPYAVFCLVAPIAASFGLEVFHGLGVYFITVIVGLAVMTYLVYPLILRTLVGRKHGVSVREFFRAIAPAQLLAFSSSSSAATLPVTIECSRDRLGVSEDIAGFVCPLGATINMDGTAVFQGVSIMFLAEVYGVPLTLADQVQVIIFATLISVGSPGIPGSSIVLMIIVLQSLGIPAEGIALILGVERLLDMCRTVVNVTGDSMVAAVVGASEGKLVRPVPGSVE, from the coding sequence ATGAGCGAGAAACGCGGACTGGCGCTGCACTGGAAGATCGTCATTGGGCTGCTGCTGGGCGCGCTGGTGGGGCTGTCCATCAACGCGACGTGGACCAGCGGCACGTGGGCGGGGATGGGCGTGAACGACGCCGCAGCGTTCCTTGCCGGGAAGGCGAGCGAGGCGAACGCGGAGGCGGGCGTGCTGGCGGCGGCGTGCCGATTCGCCGTCAACGCCTCGCGATTTGTGGGCGATCTCTTCCTTCGCGGGCTTCGGTTCATCGCAGTCCCGATCGTGCTCTTCTCGCTCGTGGCGGGGGTCGCGGGGCTGGGCGATGTTCGGAAGTTGGGGCGGATGGGTGCGAAGACAATCGTGCTCTTTCTCTCGACGAGTGTGGTCGCGGCGACGCTGGGTCTGTTGCTCGGACGATTCGTCGATCCGGGGTCGTTCGTCTCCGCCGAGTTGCGCGAGCAGATCGCTTCGGCGCAAGGCTCGCTCGCGGCGTCAAAGGTCTCGTCCGCGGCGAGTGTTCGAGAATCGCTCTCGGCGTGGCAGCAGGTGCTCAACGCTGTCCCGACCAATCCCTTCGAGGCTCTCGCCAAGGGCGAGATGCTCCAGGTCGTCGTGCTGGCGCTGCTCGTGGGCATCGGCCTGACCTTCGTGCCCGCGGAGAAGTCCGCACCCGTCGTGCGCTTCTTCGACACCCTTGGCGACGCGATGATGCACATCGTGCGTCTGCTGATGCACATGGCGCCCTATGCCGTCTTCTGTCTCGTCGCGCCGATCGCGGCGTCGTTCGGCCTGGAGGTCTTCCACGGGCTTGGAGTCTATTTCATCACCGTGATCGTCGGGCTTGCGGTCATGACCTACCTCGTGTACCCGTTGATCCTGCGCACGCTCGTCGGGCGAAAGCACGGCGTGAGTGTCCGAGAGTTCTTCCGGGCGATAGCACCGGCCCAACTCCTCGCGTTCTCCAGTTCGAGTTCCGCCGCCACGCTTCCCGTCACGATCGAGTGCTCGCGTGATCGTCTGGGCGTTTCGGAGGACATCGCCGGCTTTGTCTGCCCCCTCGGCGCGACGATCAACATGGATGGGACGGCCGTCTTCCAGGGCGTCTCGATCATGTTCCTCGCGGAGGTCTATGGCGTGCCGCTGACGCTCGCTGACCAGGTCCAGGTGATCATCTTCGCGACGCTGATCTCGGTCGGCTCGCCTGGGATTCCCGGTTCCAGCATCGTGCTGATGATCATCGTCCTGCAGTCGCTGGGGATCCCGGCCGAGGGGATCGCGCTGATCCTGGGCGTGGAGCGATTGTTGGACATGTGCCGGACGGTCGTCAACGTCACGGGTGACTCGATGGTCGCGGCGGTGGTGGGCGCGAGCGAGGGGAAACTCGTGCGGCCCGTCCCCGGCTCGGTGGAGTGA
- the pyk gene encoding pyruvate kinase: MTQTSAPAMPHARSHSSPQTTPGEAEGSVASPMFAKIVATIGPASDSPEVVRKLILVGVSVFRFNFSHGDLATHATRLKTVRDVASELSRPIAILGDLQGPKIRVGKIPAGVGSPSPSGGGSIVVEPGHDVVFKKGITDAFLRTSPANPNAREPVLPVTYQLLIDEVKPGQRVLINDGAIRMLAVEHDAKAGELRCRVTIGGTITSNKGINLPQSDVSAPAITERDWECVAFAVEHAMDYIALSFVRSAEEVKALRAQVNALCEAKAHRDGLQSLEGVWIPIVSKIEKPQALADLERIVESSDAVMVARGDLGVEMDIAQVPVAQKRIIRTCAQFGRPCIVATQMLETMIENSTPTRAEASDVANAIFDGTDAVMLSAETATGKHPVLVVETMSRIITAAEAQVALGPPTATPDRIAHSHRSTAALAHGAWQVARDLKAKAVVCWSEQGGTARFLSQNNFHMPIIAYSSSPRATRRMALYNAVTPVCALPPGNGTIAEWTAAADQFLLSRRLASATDMIVLLAGRPLGKAKATNTIAIHEVAAPADASLAP, encoded by the coding sequence ATGACGCAGACCAGCGCCCCCGCCATGCCCCACGCCCGATCGCACTCCAGCCCCCAGACGACGCCCGGCGAAGCCGAGGGGAGCGTCGCCTCGCCGATGTTCGCCAAGATCGTCGCGACGATCGGACCCGCGAGCGATTCGCCCGAGGTTGTCCGCAAACTCATCCTCGTCGGCGTCAGCGTCTTCCGATTCAACTTCTCGCACGGCGATCTTGCGACCCACGCCACTCGACTGAAAACCGTGCGCGACGTCGCCTCGGAACTCAGCCGCCCCATCGCGATCCTCGGCGATCTCCAGGGGCCCAAGATCCGCGTCGGCAAGATCCCGGCGGGTGTCGGCTCGCCCTCGCCCAGCGGCGGCGGGTCCATCGTCGTCGAACCGGGTCACGATGTGGTCTTCAAGAAGGGAATCACCGACGCCTTCCTCCGAACCTCGCCCGCGAACCCGAACGCGCGCGAGCCGGTTCTCCCCGTCACGTACCAACTCCTCATCGACGAGGTCAAGCCCGGACAGCGTGTGCTCATCAACGACGGCGCGATCCGCATGCTCGCCGTCGAGCACGACGCGAAAGCCGGCGAACTCCGCTGCCGCGTCACCATCGGCGGGACGATCACCTCCAACAAGGGCATCAACCTCCCGCAGAGCGACGTCTCCGCGCCCGCGATCACCGAGCGCGACTGGGAGTGCGTCGCCTTCGCCGTCGAGCACGCGATGGACTACATCGCGCTCTCGTTCGTGCGCAGCGCCGAGGAGGTCAAGGCCCTGCGTGCCCAGGTCAACGCGCTCTGCGAGGCCAAGGCCCACCGCGATGGACTCCAGAGCCTCGAGGGCGTCTGGATCCCCATCGTCTCGAAGATCGAGAAGCCCCAGGCCCTCGCCGACCTCGAGCGCATCGTCGAGAGTTCCGACGCCGTCATGGTCGCGCGAGGCGACCTCGGCGTCGAGATGGACATCGCCCAGGTTCCCGTCGCCCAGAAGCGGATCATCAGGACCTGCGCCCAGTTCGGCCGCCCCTGCATCGTCGCGACCCAGATGCTCGAGACCATGATCGAGAACTCGACGCCCACGCGCGCCGAGGCGAGCGACGTCGCCAACGCGATCTTCGACGGGACCGACGCCGTCATGCTCTCCGCCGAGACCGCCACAGGGAAGCACCCGGTGCTCGTCGTCGAGACGATGTCGCGGATCATCACCGCCGCCGAGGCCCAGGTCGCACTCGGCCCGCCCACCGCCACACCCGATCGCATCGCCCACAGCCACCGCAGCACGGCCGCACTCGCCCACGGCGCGTGGCAGGTCGCGCGCGACCTCAAGGCCAAGGCCGTCGTCTGCTGGTCCGAGCAAGGCGGCACCGCCCGATTCCTCAGCCAGAACAACTTCCACATGCCCATCATCGCGTATTCCTCCAGCCCGCGCGCCACGCGCCGGATGGCGCTCTACAACGCCGTCACGCCCGTCTGTGCCCTCCCGCCGGGGAACGGCACGATCGCCGAGTGGACCGCCGCCGCCGACCAGTTCCTCCTCTCGCGTCGCCTCGCGAGCGCCACAGACATGATCGTCCTGCTCGCCGGGCGTCCGCTCGGAAAGGCCAAGGCGACCAACACCATCGCGATCCACGAGGTCGCCGCCCCCGCAGACGCCTCGCTCGCCCCTTGA
- a CDS encoding DUF481 domain-containing protein, whose protein sequence is MFGKGTTIFSFAAISLLAGTTLAEARFSMMDDAPPADPTSWTEGWKGTVEFGLNGSDGNSESLNFRAGTSAKRETSDYDTTAGLVYSRASSDGTVTTNKAELNLRNDWKFKDSPWRVFALGKLEYDDFQAWEYRASAFGGVGYEAIKNDTTFLLLRAGLGFSKEFNSPENKITPEGLLGADFSYKCSERSKFTSSLDVYPSLDEFGDYRFNLKAAYEIVVDPETKMSFKIGAEDRYDSNPGAGAKKNDIDYFALLVWSY, encoded by the coding sequence ATGTTCGGCAAAGGCACGACGATCTTCTCATTCGCGGCGATCTCGCTGCTCGCGGGCACCACGCTCGCGGAGGCCCGCTTCTCCATGATGGACGACGCGCCCCCGGCGGATCCCACGTCGTGGACCGAGGGCTGGAAGGGCACCGTCGAGTTCGGGCTCAACGGGTCCGACGGCAACAGCGAATCCCTCAACTTCCGCGCGGGCACCAGCGCCAAACGCGAGACCTCGGACTACGACACGACTGCCGGCCTCGTCTACTCCCGGGCCTCGTCCGACGGCACCGTCACCACCAACAAGGCCGAACTCAACCTCCGCAACGACTGGAAGTTCAAGGATTCCCCGTGGCGTGTCTTCGCGCTGGGCAAGCTCGAGTACGACGACTTCCAGGCGTGGGAGTACCGCGCGTCGGCCTTCGGCGGTGTGGGCTATGAGGCGATCAAGAACGACACGACGTTCCTCCTCCTCCGCGCCGGTCTTGGCTTCTCCAAAGAGTTCAACAGCCCCGAGAACAAGATCACGCCCGAGGGCCTGCTCGGCGCCGACTTCTCGTACAAGTGCAGCGAGCGGTCCAAGTTCACCTCCAGCCTTGATGTCTACCCCAGCCTCGACGAGTTCGGCGACTACCGCTTCAACCTCAAGGCGGCGTACGAGATCGTCGTCGATCCCGAGACCAAGATGAGTTTCAAGATCGGGGCCGAGGATCGCTATGACTCCAACCCCGGCGCGGGCGCGAAGAAGAACGACATCGACTACTTCGCCCTCCTCGTCTGGTCGTACTGA
- a CDS encoding SDR family oxidoreductase — protein sequence MNRAAIVTGAGSGIGRAVVQMLSAHGFDVVLAGRHRASLRETGATLKGEWLDVEADMATESDILRLIDAAVERFGRVDALVNNAAVAPTAPIDRIELGSIEQAFRVNCAGPMLLVSRLWETLKSQGGGRIVNISSMATVDPFAGLAVYAASKGAMNTFTRAIANEGRRAGIMAFAVAPGAVETKMLRSIVDEKSLPRSKTLRPEDIARVVLACVSGERDADNGGVILVPSP from the coding sequence ATGAATCGAGCGGCGATCGTCACGGGCGCGGGATCGGGGATCGGAAGGGCCGTCGTGCAGATGCTGTCGGCCCATGGGTTTGACGTGGTGCTCGCGGGGCGGCATCGGGCCTCCTTGCGCGAGACGGGGGCGACGCTCAAGGGCGAGTGGCTGGACGTCGAGGCCGACATGGCAACCGAATCGGACATCCTCCGCCTCATCGACGCGGCCGTCGAGCGATTCGGTCGCGTGGACGCGCTCGTCAACAACGCGGCGGTAGCACCGACCGCGCCCATCGACCGGATCGAACTCGGCTCGATCGAGCAGGCCTTCCGCGTGAACTGTGCCGGTCCGATGCTGCTCGTGTCGCGCCTGTGGGAAACGCTCAAGAGCCAGGGCGGCGGGCGGATCGTGAACATTTCGAGCATGGCGACGGTGGACCCGTTCGCTGGGCTCGCGGTGTACGCCGCGTCCAAGGGGGCGATGAACACGTTCACACGCGCGATCGCGAACGAGGGACGGCGAGCGGGGATCATGGCGTTCGCGGTCGCGCCCGGGGCCGTGGAGACCAAGATGCTGCGCTCGATCGTGGACGAGAAGAGCCTGCCTCGATCCAAGACACTGCGGCCCGAGGACATCGCTCGTGTGGTCCTGGCGTGCGTGTCTGGCGAGCGTGATGCGGACAACGGCGGTGTGATTCTCGTCCCAAGTCCGTGA
- a CDS encoding extracellular solute-binding protein yields the protein MILKRIILGVCLLIVLGVPFALRPAATRNDGTARSLVLVTPHVPQIRSEFALAFANWHRRHYDSTIALDFRTPGGTSEIIKQLQSIYESRAKTHLDKLARTNPGQLTDPAFDLADVFTTGDIPFDAMFGGGSYDHGRLKDASNVVVFASVFKGKGETSVTITAPREKIDPAKPPATILTSVTIAGDSRSMDLRFPLDAVKGGVESLLPLSRGEKSVEATLDLSKTERRFGIPMSTPAGLDPKELERLIPSNEIGAQNLYDPDQFWIGTALSSFGIVYNKEIYAQLGLPEPRSFEDLGRPELVGLVALADPRQSGSITTTLDAILSYYGWEKGWRILREMTANTRYFTNSAPKPPIDVSQGDAAAALAIDFYGRGQAQAILLPGQDPSESRVGYVDPPGSVYIDADPISMLRGGPNPELLRHFIEFCLSDEGQALWQFRSERDPLGQNNPTNAEGVRLGPKEHELRRLPVRQSFYEERSAYKAAMIDQVDPFAIASSTKPKGWRSSIGIMMGAFSIETAHEQREAWKALIRARETPEFPKDTLTEMERLFYSFPEHQMPDGTRLPFNEANYRTIRASWNDRSFQTDCATRYTLYFRETYATVVELGKKGLAQ from the coding sequence GTGATCCTCAAACGCATCATACTGGGCGTCTGCCTCCTGATCGTCCTCGGCGTCCCCTTCGCGCTGCGACCAGCGGCCACACGAAACGACGGAACCGCGCGCTCCCTCGTCCTTGTCACGCCCCACGTGCCCCAGATCCGGTCCGAGTTCGCCCTCGCCTTCGCCAACTGGCATCGCCGCCACTACGACTCCACCATCGCCCTCGATTTCCGCACGCCCGGCGGCACGAGCGAGATCATCAAGCAACTCCAGTCGATCTATGAGAGCCGCGCCAAGACGCACCTCGACAAACTCGCGCGGACCAACCCCGGACAACTCACCGATCCCGCCTTCGACCTCGCCGACGTCTTCACGACCGGCGACATCCCCTTCGACGCGATGTTCGGCGGCGGAAGTTACGACCATGGGCGGCTCAAGGACGCCTCCAACGTCGTCGTCTTCGCGAGCGTCTTCAAGGGCAAGGGCGAGACCTCCGTCACCATCACCGCCCCGAGAGAGAAGATCGATCCCGCCAAGCCTCCGGCGACCATCCTCACGAGCGTGACGATCGCCGGCGATTCGAGGTCGATGGACCTCCGCTTTCCGCTCGACGCGGTGAAGGGCGGCGTCGAGTCGCTCCTGCCGCTTTCCAGGGGCGAGAAATCCGTGGAGGCCACTCTTGATCTCTCCAAGACCGAGCGACGTTTCGGCATCCCCATGAGCACGCCGGCCGGCCTCGATCCCAAGGAACTCGAACGACTCATTCCTTCGAACGAAATCGGCGCACAAAACCTCTACGACCCGGACCAGTTCTGGATCGGCACCGCGCTCTCGAGTTTCGGCATCGTCTACAACAAGGAGATCTATGCACAACTGGGCCTCCCCGAGCCGCGGAGTTTCGAGGATCTGGGACGCCCCGAACTCGTCGGGCTCGTCGCGCTCGCCGACCCGCGACAATCCGGCTCGATCACGACCACGCTCGACGCGATCCTCAGTTACTACGGCTGGGAAAAGGGCTGGCGCATCCTCCGCGAGATGACCGCGAACACGCGCTACTTCACCAACTCCGCGCCCAAGCCGCCGATCGACGTCAGCCAGGGCGATGCCGCCGCCGCGCTCGCGATCGATTTCTACGGACGTGGACAGGCCCAGGCGATCCTCCTCCCCGGGCAGGATCCCTCCGAGAGCCGCGTGGGGTACGTCGATCCGCCCGGCTCGGTCTACATCGATGCCGACCCGATCTCGATGCTCCGCGGCGGGCCCAACCCCGAACTCCTCCGCCATTTCATCGAGTTCTGCCTCTCCGATGAGGGCCAGGCGCTCTGGCAGTTCCGCAGCGAGCGCGATCCGCTCGGGCAGAACAACCCCACCAACGCCGAGGGTGTGCGTTTGGGGCCCAAGGAGCACGAACTCCGCCGCCTTCCCGTTCGACAGAGTTTCTATGAAGAGAGGTCGGCGTACAAGGCCGCAATGATCGACCAGGTCGATCCCTTCGCCATCGCCAGCAGCACCAAGCCCAAGGGATGGCGCTCGTCCATCGGGATCATGATGGGCGCGTTCTCCATCGAGACGGCCCACGAGCAGCGCGAGGCGTGGAAAGCTCTCATCCGCGCGCGAGAGACGCCGGAGTTCCCCAAGGACACCCTCACCGAGATGGAGCGGCTCTTCTACTCCTTCCCAGAGCACCAGATGCCCGACGGCACGCGCCTCCCCTTCAATGAGGCCAACTATCGGACGATCCGCGCCTCCTGGAACGACCGCTCATTCCAGACCGACTGCGCCACCCGCTACACCTTGTACTTCCGCGAGACCTACGCCACGGTCGTCGAACTGGGGAAGAAGGGTCTCGCCCAGTAG
- a CDS encoding small multi-drug export protein, which yields MRLTTPMDGPTPHEPTSHHDHLADEVKFGDTFRRDYPVGWWATLIAPFLLTGALLASLGLTRGWDFVAKLVAAATSSFFVLGRFVILLGSGEVNPALEGHAEDVAKFKFLSTPELFTMVTWMDLCTACILVYHASFIYKIPKLGPRLLSLRDEGQFFLRYQPWIRRFTFIGLSLFVAIPIAATGAIAGSIFGRLLGMTRTATILAICCGTLLGNGVMLALRGVIHKLPFLDPNNPWNLAVGIAVILGIIALLNWRYRKLKKELGHLMPHKNEPKRDAA from the coding sequence ATGCGATTGACGACCCCCATGGATGGCCCCACCCCACACGAACCGACGAGCCACCACGACCACCTCGCCGACGAGGTGAAGTTCGGCGACACGTTCCGCCGTGACTACCCCGTGGGCTGGTGGGCGACGCTGATTGCGCCCTTTCTGTTGACGGGCGCGCTCCTCGCGTCGCTCGGGCTGACGCGTGGGTGGGACTTTGTCGCGAAACTCGTCGCCGCCGCCACGTCGAGTTTCTTCGTGCTGGGCCGATTCGTGATCCTTCTCGGTTCTGGCGAGGTCAACCCGGCCCTCGAAGGACACGCCGAGGACGTCGCGAAGTTCAAGTTCCTCTCCACGCCCGAACTCTTCACCATGGTGACGTGGATGGACCTGTGCACGGCGTGCATTCTTGTCTATCACGCGAGTTTCATCTACAAGATCCCCAAACTCGGGCCGCGCCTTCTGAGCCTGCGCGACGAGGGGCAGTTCTTCCTCCGCTACCAGCCGTGGATCCGCCGGTTCACGTTCATAGGTCTCTCGCTCTTTGTCGCGATTCCCATCGCTGCCACCGGCGCGATCGCGGGGTCCATCTTCGGTCGACTGCTCGGCATGACCCGCACCGCGACGATCCTCGCGATCTGCTGCGGCACACTCCTGGGCAACGGCGTGATGCTCGCGCTGCGAGGCGTCATCCACAAACTACCCTTCCTCGATCCAAACAACCCCTGGAATCTCGCCGTGGGCATCGCCGTGATCCTCGGGATCATCGCGCTCCTCAACTGGCGCTATCGCAAACTCAAGAAGGAACTCGGGCATCTGATGCCGCACAAGAACGAGCCCAAGCGCGACGCCGCGTGA